CTGGCGCACCACCGGCGACATCGGCGACAGCTGGTCCTCGATGATCAACATCGCGCACACCAACCAGGGACTCGCGCAGTACGCCGGGCCCGGCCACTGGAACGACCCCGACATGCTGGAGGTCGGCAACGGCGGGATGACGGCCGCCGAGTACCGGACCCACTTCAGCCTCTGGTCGATGATGGCCGCGCCGCTCCTCATCGGCAGTGATCTGCGCACGGCGAGCGCCGAGACCTTCGCCGTCCTGTCCAACCCCGATGTCATCGCGCTCGACCAGGACCCGCTCGGGCGGCAGGGCACCGTGGTCTCCGCCAACGGCGGCCTGGTGGTCATGGTCAAGGAACTCCAGAACGGCGACCGGGCCGTGTCCCTGACCAACGAGACGGGATCCACCGCCACGGTCTCCACCACCATGGACGCCCTCGGCATCGGCGGGCGCGCCCCGTACGCCCTCAAGGACCTGTGGAGCAAGGCGACTTCGACCACCGGCGGCCCCGCGCTGAGCGCCTCCGTCGGCGCGCACGCCACCACCGTCTTCCGGATCACCCCCGGCGCCCTCCCCCTCCCGCCCGCCGGCACCTCGGCGCTCTCCGACCTGTCGTGGACCAGCGCGTCCAACGGCTGGGGCCCGGTGGAGAAGGACCGCAGCAACGGCGAGCAGGCCGCCGGTGACGGCCGCACGCTGACCGTGGGCGGAGTGACGTACGCCAAGGGCCTGGGCGCCCACGCGGCCAGCACCGTGACCTACCACCTGGGCGGCCGGTGCAGCACGCTCAGCGTGAACGTGGGCGTCGACGACGAGAAGAGCAGCTACGGCTCGGTGGTCTTCCAGATCTACCGGGACTCCGTCAAGGCCGCCGACAGCGGTCTGCTCACCACGGCGGACACCGCCCGCACACTGACCGCCGACCTCACCGGCGGCCAGACGCTGAAGCTCGTCGTGACCGACGGCGGCAACGGCATCAACTCCGATCACGCGGACTGGGCCACCCCCCGGCTCACCTGCAGCTGACCATCCCTGGTCACCACCGTCTCCGCCGTCACCACCATCACCACCGTCTCCACCTCGACACGGGAGTCCTCTCGCATGCACCCTTCCTCCCCCCTCCGTTCGCTGCGCCGCGCCGCGGCCCTGAGCGGCGTGCTCGCGCTGGCGCTCACCCTGGGCGCCTGCTCCTCCGGCAAGCCCTCCGGCGGCGGGGGCGGGAAGGGGCCGGCCGACGGCCCGTTGTCCATCGCCTACCTGCAGAAGCAGGGAGACCAGGAGTACTTCGTCTCCGAGGCAGCGGGCGCGCAGCGCAAGGCCGACGAACTCGGCATCAAACTGCGGGTGGTCAACCTCGGCAACGACGCGTCCAAGACCATCACGGAGGTGAAGTCGGCGGCCGCGCAGAAGAACCAGGGCATCATCATCGTGGTTCCGGAATCGGCCGTCGGGCCGCAGGTCGTCGCGGAGGCGAAGAACGCCGGTATCGCGCTGCTCACTTCGGACGACCAGGTCTGCGCGAACGGTCCGAAGCCCGCCGACTGCGACGAGGCGAACCTGGTACCCCGGGTGGGCTTCTCCGGTCTCCAGATGGGCAACGAGGTCGGCAAGCGGGCCGCCGCCGAGTTCCTGAAGGCGGGCTGGAGCGCGGCGGACACCCGGATCATCTACGCCTGGAAGCAGGACACCACCGTCTGCACCGACCGGGTCAACGGCGCCAAGGCGGCGTGGAAGGAGGCGGGCGGCCCCGAGGTCCAGGCCATCGAGGTCGGTACGGACAACACCCCGGCGGGCGCGCAGGCGAAGGTCGAGGCCACGGTGACCGCCAACCAGGGCGTCAAGCACTGGGTGGTCATGGGCTGCAACGACGAGAACGTCTCGGGCGGGGTCAAGGGCCTGGGCAACGCCGGGGTGAAGGGCGCGGACATCGTCGGCATCGGCCTCGGCGCCTATCTGGCCTGCAAGGACTGGCAGGCCGGCGCCGACAACGGCATGAAGGCCGCGCTCTACATCCCCGGTGACGAGGTCGGCAAGCTCGCCGTGCAGGCCATGTACGACAAGCTCAAGAACGGCAAGGAGTTCGCCCCGGAGTCCTTCGCACCGACCAGGATGGTCGACGCGGGCACCTGGAAAGACGCCGGGTTCGGCTGCAAATGAGTGACGCCGGACTGAGTGGCGCCGAAATGAGTGGCGCCCCTGTGCACGAGAACGCGGGCGGGGGCGGGGGCGCGGGCGAGGCCGGGCTGCGCGTCACCGGACTCGTCAAGAGCTACGGCGCCGTGCGGGCCCTGCTCGGCGTGAGCCTGGACTTCCCGGCGGGCACCGTCACCGCCCTGATGGGCGAGAACGGCGCGGGCAAGTCCACCCTGCTCAAGATCGTCTGCGGTGACCAGGGCGCCGACTCCGGCACCGTGGGGCTCGACGGCGTCCCGCTGCGCCTGCACTCCCCCGCCGACGCCCGGGCCGCCGGGATCCGGCTCATCCCGCAGGAGCCGGAGATCGTCCCGCACCTCAGCGTCGCCGAGAACGTCTACCTCGGCGCCCTGCCGACCCGGGCCGGGCGCCGCTTCGACCGCACCGGCCTGCGCCGCCGCCTCGAAGCGGACCTGCTGCGGATCGGCTTCGCCGAGGTCCTCGACGCCGACACCCTCGGCGCCGATCTCACCGCGGCGCAGCGCCAGTTGGTGGAGATCCTGCGGGCGCTGACCGGGCGGGCCAAGGTCATCGCCTTCGACGAACCGACCTCCTCCCTGTCGGAGCACGAGGTGGCGGCCCTGTTCGCACTCATCCGCCGGCTGCGCGCGGACGGCCTGGCGGTCGTGTACGTGTCCCACCGGATGCGGGAGATCTTCCAGCTCGCCGACCGGGTCGCCGTACTGCGCGACGGCGCGCTGGTCGGCGTACGGGACGCGGCGGACACGGACGAGGGCGAGATCGTACGGATGATGGTGGGCCGGAACCTGTCCGCCCTCTTCGCCCGCGCGCACGTGGCCACCGACCGGGTCGTCCTCGACGTCCGGGACGTGCGCACCGACGACGTGAGCGGGATCAGCCTGCGGGTCCGGGCCGGGGAGGTCGTGGCCCTCGCGGGGCTCGTCGGCGCCGGACGCTCCGAACTGGCCCGGGCCCTGGTCGGTGACCTCCCGCTGCGCGGTGGCTCGGTCGCGGTCGACGGCCGCGCCCTGCGGCTGCGCCGCCCCTCCGACGCCGTGCGCGCCGGGATCGGCCTGGCCCCCGAGGAGCGCAAGGCGCAGGCGCTGTTCATGGACCGGTCGGTCCGGGACAACACCACGCTGGTGATGCTGGGGCGGCTCAGCCGCCTGCGGTTCGTCCGGCGGGGTTCGGAGCGGCGCCTCGCCCGGGAGTTCACCGACCGGCTGCGGGTGCGCGCGCCCTCCATCGAGCACGAGGTACGGGGGCTCTCGGGCGGCAACCAGCAGAAGGTGGTGCTCGCCCGCTGGCTGGCGCGGCGGCCGAAGGTCCTGATCCTCGACGAACCGACCCGCGGGATCGACGTCGGGGCCAAGGCCGAGATCTACCGGATCATCGCGGACCTCGCCGAGGCCGGGGTGGCACTGCTGGTGATCTCCTCCGAGCTGCCCGAGGTACTGGGCCTGGCGGACCGGGTGCTGGTCATGCAAGGAGGAAGGATCACTGGCGAGTTGAGCCGGTCCGAGGCCACGGAGGAACGGATCCTCGCGCTGGCCATGGCCGATGACCTGACCCCGGGCGACGGCCCGCACGACCCTACGCACGACCGCAGGCACGACGACCGTACGCACGACAGCGAGGGCCGGACATGACGACGAAAGCGATGCGCCCCGAGGGCCAGGAGCATGACCAGGACCAGGACCAGCACCGGATGTCCACGGCCCCGCGGAGCCGCGCGGCGGCCTGGCTCGGCGCGGTCGGCGGCCAGAACGTCGGCCTCATCGGCGGTCTGATCCTGGTGACGGCCCTCTTCGGCTCACTCAACTCCGCCTACCTCACCTGGGCCAACATCAAGGTGATCGGCGACGCGGTGACCATCTCGGGCCTGCTGGCCCTGGTGCAGACGGTCGTCATCATCTGCGGCGCGCTCGACATCTCCGTCGGGTCCCAGGTCGGTGTCGCCTCCGTCGTCTCCGCGATGGTGTTCACCTCGACCGGTTCCAACGCGCTGCTCGGCATCGCCGCGGCGCTCGGCGTCGGCCTGCTCGCCGGTCTGGTCAACGGCGCGGTGATCGTCTACGGGCGGATCAACCCGGTCATCGCCACGCTGGCGACGCTGGCCGTGTACAAGGGGGTCGCCCAGCTCCTCTCGAAGGGCGCGGCGCAGGGCTACGTCAGCAACGACGACGTCTTCGTCTTCCTCGCGAACGGGGCGATCGCCGGGGTACCCGTACTGCTGTGGGTGCTCGCCCTGGTGACCGTCTGCATCCACCTGCTGCTGAAGTACACGGACATCGGCCGCAACGTCTACGCGATCGGCGGCAACGACACGGCGGCGCGGCTGGCCGGGATCCACATCAACAAGTACCTGATCGCGGTCTACGGCCTGGCCGGGGTCGTGGCCGCGGTCGCCGGGGTGCTGCTGACCGCCCGTACCGGCTTCGGCCACCCGGTCTCGGGCAGCGAGGGCCTGGAGCTGAAGGCGATCACCGCGGCCGCCCTCGGCGGCTGCCTGCTGACCGGCGGCCGCGGCGGTGTCGGCGGCACCCTGCTGGCGATCACCCTGCTGGGAGCCCTCGACAACGGCCTGACCGTCGAGGGCGTCAACCCGTTCTGGCAGAACGTCGCCCAGGGCACCCTGCTGGTCGCGGCCGTGGTCATCCAGAAACGCCGCACGGGCGAACGCGCCGTGGGCCTGCCGACGTAGCCGGGACCCGACCCAGGCCCCGTACCCCGCGTACGGTTCACGGCGCCACCGCTCCGCCCGGACTGTTGCCCGGCGTGGGGCTACCAGATCTGGGCGACCCATTCCGGGTGGTCGATGAACGGGTTGCGGTTGTGCTGGTAGGTGTCGTATATGACCTGGTTGCGGTGCTGTTCGAAGGCGTCCGGCGGGTCCTGCTGGCTCCACTGCTTCAGGACGCTGATGCGGCCGATCGCGGGGGCCGTGCCGTTGTTGACCTGGTCGTTGAGCTCAAGGTCGGCGAAGCCGTCGCCGCCGTCGTAGCGGACCGCCATGTAGAGCAGCATCCGCGCCACGTCGCCCTTGACGGCGTCGCGCGGTTCGAAGGAGTCGGAGTCCGTGAAGCTGCCCGGGGCCTCGGCGACCGGGCTGCCGCCCTTGTCGAAGTCCTTGTTGCCGCGGGTGCTGTTGACCGTGACGTCCTCGGGCCGCAGGTGGTGCAGGTCGGTGCCGGGGCCCGTGGCGGTGCCGAAGTCGCCGTGGCTCTTGGCCCAGACGTGCTCGCGGTTCCAGTCGTTGGCGCCGCCGCCGTTCGTGGACTTGGACTGGGAGCGGCCCGAGTACACCAGGATCACGTTGTTGTGGTTGGCGGGGTCCTCGTCCGTCACCTTCAGGGCGTTCCACACCTGGTCATAGGTGATCTTGGACTGGACCTTGATGATCTCGTGGAGCGCGCTCTTGAGCGCGGGGCCGGTCTTGCCCTCGGCGGCGGCGTAGTACGCGTCCACCGAGACGGAGCCCGCGAGGGGCGCGGTGACGGGCGCCGCCTGGGCGGGCGGCTGACCCGCGGAGGCGTGCGCCGGGGCGAACAGCAGGGCCGTCGCCGCGAGACCCGCGGTCAACGGCGCAAGGCGCGAGATTCTGATCACGTGGGGGGACCTCTCCACACGCACCGCTCCCGCCCGGGGAATTGGCGGGACATCAGGTGGCAGAGCGAGGTTCACATTGTCATGTGCCGAACAGATGAAGAACACATGTCGGGAGCCTGGACCTTGCCGATGGACCCCGATGGACCCGCCGGTCGGGTGACGCCCTCTTGGCAGAATCCCGCCGCGCGGGCACGGTGACCATGGCCCACCCGGGCCATGTCCGTGAACAGCCCCACCAGGAGCAGCCCATGGCAGTGAAGATCCTCATCGTGACCGGCGACGCGGCGGAGTCACTGGAAGTCATCTACCCCTACCAGCGCCTGCGCGAGGAGGGCTACGACGTGGTCGTCGCGGCCCCCTCGCGCAAGCAACTCCGCTTCGTCGTACACGACTTCGAGGAGGGCTTCGACACCTACACGGAGAAGCCCGGCTATTCCTGGCCGGCCGACCTCGCCTTCTCCGAGGTCGACCCGCAGGAGTACGCCGCCCTGGTCATCCCGGGCGGGCGGGCACCGGAGTACCTGCGCAACGACCCCGAGGTGCAGCGGATCGTGGCCGCCTTCACCGGCACGGACCGGCCGATCGCCCAGATCTGCCACGGTCCGCTGATCACCGCGGTCGGCGGCGGGCTGACGGACCGCAGGGTGACCGCCTATCCGGCGCTGGCCCCCGACATGGCGGCCGCGGGCGCCACCTTCGAGGATTCCGAGGCCGTCGTGGACGGCACCCTGGTCTCCGCCCGGGCCTGGCCCGACCACTCCGCGTGGATGCGGGAGTTCCTCACCGTGCTGCGCGGCAAGGCCCCGCTGGCCTGACCCCGCCGACCGGCCCTGCCGTCCGGTCCCTGCGGGTCGTCCGTCAGGCCTGTGCGGGTACGTCGCCCAGCGCGCGGCGGCGTACCCGCAGGGCCACCACCCCCGCACCCGCGACGGCCGCCGCCGCGCCCACGAGCGTCAGCAGCCACACCGGGATGCCGTCGCCGACCGTCAGGAGCCGGTCCTCGTAGACCACCGGGCGGTAGGGAGTGTCGGCGGCGGTCGCCCGCAGTTCGTGATCGCCCTCGATCCGGGCGGGCTGCGGGAACTGCTGCTCGATGGCGGTCAGGAACACCGGTTTGCCTTCGGTCAGTTGGGCCACCGCGTCGTGCACGCCCGCGGCCTTCGGGTCGATCCGGCCCGCGAACGTCACCTCGGGGGCGCCCCCGCCGATGGCCGAGCGGGGCTCCATCCGGTGGTCCGCGAGGACGTACAGGCCGAGGGACTGCGGGGTCTTCGCCAGCCGGGACAGCCGCATCGGATAGACCAGCCGGTCGCTGGCGAAGCGGATGCGCAGCGGATCCAGGTCACCGGCGAGGGTCCGGCCCGGATCCTTGGGCGCGAGCCGCACCGCCACGTACTCCCACTTCTGGTCGACGTACGGCTTCAGTTCGGTCGCGAGGCCGTCGGGCAGCTCGAAGCCGTTGTCCCTCAGCCACCCGCGCAGTGCCTGCGGGTCGGTCGCCGTCAGCCGCGCGACATCGAAGTCGCCGAGCTGTTCGCGCCCGACGACACCGACCCGCGGCGCCCCCGCGGGGGGCGCGCCGCCCACCCGGGCCCCGTCCCCCGAGCGGAAGGGCCAGTCACGGTCCCGGGGCCAGAAGTAGCTCCGGGTCCGGTACTCGGGCCGGGTCAGCTCGGCCAGGTCGACGAACAGGTCGGGATTGCCCAGCTCCACGGTCGCCCGCCCGGGCACCGGCATGATCCAGGCCGCCCGGTGCGCGTCCCCGCTGACGCTGAACCGCATCACGATCTGCTCCGTGGCGCCGTCCCAGCGCACCACGGAGCTCTCCCGGCCGACCCCGATCCGGGACCGGCCGTCGGGGATCATCGCGCCGCAACCGCAGGCGTAGGCCGGGCTGATGAGCGAGCCGAGCTGGGTCGCGAGCAGGGCGAGCAGCACGGCGAGAATTCTTCGTTTCCTCCACACGGGGTCTCAGACGGCAACCACCGTGATCCGGTTCCGGTTCCGGTCGCGCGTCGCCGCGAGGCGGGCGGCGAAGCCGGTGGGGCCGGGGCCGACCTAGCCGGCGGGACCTTCCGGAGCGGTCGGGGGCGAGACCGCCCTGACGGTCGCGGCGCACGGCGCGCGGCACACCATGAAGTCGGCCCGCCCCAGCTCGTCCGCCACCTCACGGGCCAGCCGGACCAGGTCCTCGCCGCCCGGACCGGACAGCGTCCACACAACGACCCGCCCCGCCCCGGCCGTTGCCGATCCGGCCGGGGGCGGGACGGCGGCGAAGCGGGCCCGGATGTCCGCCTCGGCAGTCGCGGCGCGGGCCACGACCAGGGACTCGTAGCGCACCGGGGCCGTGTCCACGGCGCTCGCGGTCAGGGTCTCGCCGTCGATCAGCAGCTCGGTGTAGCCGCGCCCGCCGTTCTCGGCGGGGCCGCGCGCGTGCGTGTTGCCCGGATACACGGCGAGGAAACCGCGCGCGGGCACCAGCCGATGGTGGACGTGCCCCAGGGCCCAGTAGTCGTATCCCGCGGTCGCCAGCGTCCGCACGTCGGTCGGGGCACACGTCTTGCGGCTCCAGGCACCGTGCAGGCTGGTGTGCAGCAAGCCGATGTTGGCGAGTCCCGGGATCCGGCGCGGATAGTCCGCCGCGAGGTCGCGGAGGTCATCGGCCTCCGCGATCGACTGGCCGTGCACGGCGGTCCCGAGGTGTTCCCAGTGGACGGTCTCCGGGGCGTGGGCGCCCAGCCAGCGCACGGAGGGCGGCAGGTGCAGTTTCTGCGGCAGCGGCGATTCCGCGTCGTGGTTGCCGGAGACGACGACGGTCACGAGCCCCTCGTCGTGGAAGCGGCCGAGCACGTCCTGAAAGGCCGTCAGGGCGGCGGCGTCGGCGTGATGCCGGTCGAAGACGTCCCCGGCGACGAGGACCCCGTCGTAACGGCCGTCGGCGACCCGGCCCACGAGCGCGTCCAGGGCATCGTACGGAGCCTGCTCGGGGTCGATGGCGGGGGCGCCCGGATGGTCATCGAGCCCACGCAGCGGCGAGCCGATGTGCAGATCGGCAAGGTGGGCCAGCCGTATTCGCCCCGGGGCGGGGGGCACGGGAGCAGGGGCTTCGCCTCCGCCCTCGGCTCCGCTTCCGGGCCCGTCCGATCCGACCGAAACACGTCTGCCCGGGTTGACGTGTGGGTGCGGGTGCCCGGGGAGCGGTCGGTCCGGGAACGGCGGCGCGCCCGCCTCGGGCGGCTCTGCTGCGCGCGGCAGGACGGGGCCCGTACGTCCTGCGGGCTGCTCCGCGCGTCCTGCGTCCCGGACGGGGCCCGGCCGGGCGGGGGCCGGTACGAACGGCGTTGTCATGCTCGCCAGCATGCCGAGACGGGCGGCCCGACGGCACCCCCGCGGGCGGATCCAGGACATCGGAAAGGCGAACGGGTCGGCGACCGGCGAGCCCACCAGGAGCCTGCCGGGACGCGGGCCGGCCGAACCGCGGCTCCGGGCGCGCACACCGGGCCACCGGCCGGGCGGGCCAGGCGGGACGACCAGGCCGGGCAGGACGGCCCGCTGGGCGCTCGTACCGCGTCCGGACCGGAATCAACCGGCACGGTGGTTGCCCAGGACGAGGTCGGTTTTGAACGCGTTGCGCTCCAGCAGCCAGCCCTCGGCGCGCAGCTTGCCCATCAGGTCGGCGCGCAGCCGCACCGCCTCGCCGAAGGTGTCCGCCTTGGCGGTGATCTCGGTGAACCAGGACTCCCGCCCGTCCCCGTCGCACAGCGGGGTGATCTGCATCTCCACCGCGTGACCGAGGATCTCGCCGGGGTAGTTGGTCTGCCGGACCGGCCCGTGGATCAGGGGTGCGGCCGCGACGGCCTCCGCCCAACCCGCGGGTTTGGCGGGCCACTTCCGCATCTTTCCGGGCAGCCGGTCGAGCGCGATGGCCCGGCACGCGACCGGATCCGGCAGCGCGCCCGGTGCGAGGTCCGGCGCGGGCTCGCGCTTCTTGTTGGAGAAGTCGAGCGTGGCCCGCGAGTAGCTGAGGTTGACCTGCGGGTCGTAGTTGGTGTCCCGGCAGTCGAAGCGGTGCGCGTTGGCCCGGTCGAGGGCCTCCTCGACGGCGGCGAGGTCCGTCCCGTCGCCGACGATGTCGAACCGCGTCTTGTAGGTCAGCCGCAGCCGGTCCTCGGCACCGTCGTGGCGGAACCGGATGATCCAGCCCTGTCCGGCGAAGCTCAGCTCCGCGTCGTCCATGTACTGGGCCACCTCGAAGCCGCTCGACTCCCCGAGCCCGAGCGCGCCGGCGGCCCGGCCGAGGGGGGCGCCGTCGGCGCCCAGGATCCGGCGGGGGTCGACGAGCAGCTTGACCTGGTAGGTCGGCGCGGCATTGGGCGCGGTGGTGGGCTCGGCCTGGCCGACGGCCGCTTCATCCGCCCCATCCACCCCATCCGCAACCGCTGCCTCACCCGTCGCCGCTTCACCGACCGCTGCCTCACCGACCGGCGCCCACGTGGCTGTCCCCACCACCGACCCCCTCGAACTCCCGCGAAACCAAACCCGTCGACCCCTCAACCCGTCACGTGGAACACACACCACCAGTCCGGACGAAAGCCGCGGAACCGGACAGGTGAACGGCACGTGAATTGAGGCCGGGACCAATGTCCTGACCTGCGGGGTCGTCCGACCTTACGGGGTACGGGAAGTCGGCGCACGCTCCGTCGCCATCTCGTGACGCGGGCGCGCCCCCGCCCGGGCCCCGGCCCGCGGGGGTCAGCCCGCGGGTGACGGGATGAATCCGGAGGCGTGGAAGTAGCCGATGCACGCGTCGAGGAACGCGGCGTCGACGGGTGGGCAGCTCAGTCCGCTGCCCGCGAGGTCGGCGTCGATCCGCTCCCGGCCGAGGGCCGGGAAGTGATCGGTCGTGCAGAGTTCCTCAAGTGTGAGGTCGCTGCCGGCGGCCAGGGTGGTGAACCGGGGAGCGAACGGCGCGAAGGAGTGGCCCGGCCGCTCGGCCAGATGGGCTTCCATCGCCCCGGTCCAGCGGTGGTAGCCGACGGTCTCGATCCGGTGCCCGTGGACGCGCAGCCGCTGGACGAGGTCGGCGAGGAGCGCCTCGCGCGGGTTCACGTGGTGGTACGTCTGCCCCTGGGCCTCCCGGTGCGTGGCGAGGTGGGTGATCGAGGCGGCCACGTGGTCCACGGGGACGAAGTTGAGGGCCACGGGCAGGTCGGGGGCCAGCCCCAGCTCCGTGATCACCTTGAACAGTTCGCAGAGGGCGGCTCCGCTGTCCCAGGTGTGGCTGAGCGTGTCGCCGGTGATCTCGTGCGGCCGGTGGACGGCCACCGGCAGCCCGGCGCGGGCGGCCTTGCGCAGCAGTTCCTCGGCGATCCACTTGCTCTCGGTGTACCCCATGGAGAGCAGCTCGACGTGGTCGAGCTGGGTGTCCTCGCTCACCTCGCGCACCCCGGCCGCGCCGAATCCGTGCACCACCCCGATGGTGGAGACGTAGTGCAGCGGTACGGCCCGGCGCGCCGCGAGCGCGATCAGTTCCCCGGTGCCGTCGACGTTGGCGGGACGCAACTGCTCATAGGGATAGAGGAAGTTGACGTCGGCTCCGCAGTGGTGGATGACGTCCGCGCGGGCGGCCTGGTGGTCGAACTCGGCCTCCGTCAGCCCGAGGCGGGGCGCCGCCAGGTCGCCGAGCAGCGGGTGGATCCGTTCGGCGGGCAGCGGCCGGGTGATGCCGTGGCGCCGCTGCGCCCGGGCGATCCTGCGGTGGGCGTGCGCGAGGTCCCGGGCGCGGACCAGCAGGTGCAGCTCGGCGTCGGTGCGGTCGAGCAGGGTGCGCAGCAGGTGGGCGCCGAGGAAGCCGCTGGCCCCGGTGAGCAGTACGTGGCGCGGCACCCGCCAGTCGGGGCGGTCGTGCGCGGTGATGGGGACGGGGGTGACGCGCGGGACCGGCCGCTCCAGATCGGCGAGCCAGCGGCCCGCGACGGGCGCCCCGCGCGGGGTCGACCGGTCGTGGACGGTGGCCTCGACGGCGACGATGAAGGCCTTGAGGGTGGGCTGGTTCAGGAGGTCGCCGACCAGCCGGTAGCTGTGCGCGCCGCCGATGGACAGGGCGGCCTGGACGGTGTTGACGAGCTGGGCGGCGATCAGGGAGTTCCCGCCGCGGACGAAGAAGTCGTCGTCGGGGGCGTGCGAAACGTCCTGCGGAAGGGTCTGTTCCCAGATCCGCGAGACGAGGGCGGCAATGGTCTCGGCCGTGGCCTCGCCCACGCCCTCGCCCACGCCCTCACCCTCGCCCTCGCCCTCGCCCGTGGCCGGGGACGGCGCCAGGGCGAGCAGCGCGGCCCGGTCCACCTTGCCGTTCGCGGCCAGGGGCAGCCGGTCGAGCACGGTGATCGTCGCCGGGACCATGAACGCGGGCAGCCGCTCGGCGAGGTGGGCGCGCAGTTCCCGTACGTCCGGGTGGCGGCCGGGCCGGGTGGCGGCCGCGAACAGGGCGAGGTGGCGGGTGGCGCCGTCCTCGCGGGCGAGCACCACGGAGTCGGTGATCGCCGGGTGGGTCGC
This is a stretch of genomic DNA from Streptomyces sp. NBC_00536. It encodes these proteins:
- a CDS encoding NPCBM/NEW2 domain-containing protein translates to MTSRPQEPSVHTSPSSPVRRRLTAVLAALPLLLPAAGAAALAGAVVVTAASPAAALPDGQALTPPMGFNNWNSTHCRAEFNESMVKGIADLFVSKGLKAAGYQYVNLDDCWALPNRNAQGDLVADPVRFPNGIKAVADYVHGKGLKFGIYTSAGTKTCDTAGFPGGLGHEQQDANLFAAFGVDYLKYDNCNNQGVDAKKRYTAMRDALRTTGRPIVFSLCEWGQNQPWTWAADVGHLWRTTGDIGDSWSSMINIAHTNQGLAQYAGPGHWNDPDMLEVGNGGMTAAEYRTHFSLWSMMAAPLLIGSDLRTASAETFAVLSNPDVIALDQDPLGRQGTVVSANGGLVVMVKELQNGDRAVSLTNETGSTATVSTTMDALGIGGRAPYALKDLWSKATSTTGGPALSASVGAHATTVFRITPGALPLPPAGTSALSDLSWTSASNGWGPVEKDRSNGEQAAGDGRTLTVGGVTYAKGLGAHAASTVTYHLGGRCSTLSVNVGVDDEKSSYGSVVFQIYRDSVKAADSGLLTTADTARTLTADLTGGQTLKLVVTDGGNGINSDHADWATPRLTCS
- a CDS encoding substrate-binding domain-containing protein; this encodes MHPSSPLRSLRRAAALSGVLALALTLGACSSGKPSGGGGGKGPADGPLSIAYLQKQGDQEYFVSEAAGAQRKADELGIKLRVVNLGNDASKTITEVKSAAAQKNQGIIIVVPESAVGPQVVAEAKNAGIALLTSDDQVCANGPKPADCDEANLVPRVGFSGLQMGNEVGKRAAAEFLKAGWSAADTRIIYAWKQDTTVCTDRVNGAKAAWKEAGGPEVQAIEVGTDNTPAGAQAKVEATVTANQGVKHWVVMGCNDENVSGGVKGLGNAGVKGADIVGIGLGAYLACKDWQAGADNGMKAALYIPGDEVGKLAVQAMYDKLKNGKEFAPESFAPTRMVDAGTWKDAGFGCK
- a CDS encoding sugar ABC transporter ATP-binding protein is translated as MSGAPVHENAGGGGGAGEAGLRVTGLVKSYGAVRALLGVSLDFPAGTVTALMGENGAGKSTLLKIVCGDQGADSGTVGLDGVPLRLHSPADARAAGIRLIPQEPEIVPHLSVAENVYLGALPTRAGRRFDRTGLRRRLEADLLRIGFAEVLDADTLGADLTAAQRQLVEILRALTGRAKVIAFDEPTSSLSEHEVAALFALIRRLRADGLAVVYVSHRMREIFQLADRVAVLRDGALVGVRDAADTDEGEIVRMMVGRNLSALFARAHVATDRVVLDVRDVRTDDVSGISLRVRAGEVVALAGLVGAGRSELARALVGDLPLRGGSVAVDGRALRLRRPSDAVRAGIGLAPEERKAQALFMDRSVRDNTTLVMLGRLSRLRFVRRGSERRLAREFTDRLRVRAPSIEHEVRGLSGGNQQKVVLARWLARRPKVLILDEPTRGIDVGAKAEIYRIIADLAEAGVALLVISSELPEVLGLADRVLVMQGGRITGELSRSEATEERILALAMADDLTPGDGPHDPTHDRRHDDRTHDSEGRT
- a CDS encoding ABC transporter permease, producing MTTKAMRPEGQEHDQDQDQHRMSTAPRSRAAAWLGAVGGQNVGLIGGLILVTALFGSLNSAYLTWANIKVIGDAVTISGLLALVQTVVIICGALDISVGSQVGVASVVSAMVFTSTGSNALLGIAAALGVGLLAGLVNGAVIVYGRINPVIATLATLAVYKGVAQLLSKGAAQGYVSNDDVFVFLANGAIAGVPVLLWVLALVTVCIHLLLKYTDIGRNVYAIGGNDTAARLAGIHINKYLIAVYGLAGVVAAVAGVLLTARTGFGHPVSGSEGLELKAITAAALGGCLLTGGRGGVGGTLLAITLLGALDNGLTVEGVNPFWQNVAQGTLLVAAVVIQKRRTGERAVGLPT
- a CDS encoding endonuclease I family protein, with the translated sequence MRISRLAPLTAGLAATALLFAPAHASAGQPPAQAAPVTAPLAGSVSVDAYYAAAEGKTGPALKSALHEIIKVQSKITYDQVWNALKVTDEDPANHNNVILVYSGRSQSKSTNGGGANDWNREHVWAKSHGDFGTATGPGTDLHHLRPEDVTVNSTRGNKDFDKGGSPVAEAPGSFTDSDSFEPRDAVKGDVARMLLYMAVRYDGGDGFADLELNDQVNNGTAPAIGRISVLKQWSQQDPPDAFEQHRNQVIYDTYQHNRNPFIDHPEWVAQIW
- a CDS encoding DJ-1/PfpI family protein; amino-acid sequence: MAVKILIVTGDAAESLEVIYPYQRLREEGYDVVVAAPSRKQLRFVVHDFEEGFDTYTEKPGYSWPADLAFSEVDPQEYAALVIPGGRAPEYLRNDPEVQRIVAAFTGTDRPIAQICHGPLITAVGGGLTDRRVTAYPALAPDMAAAGATFEDSEAVVDGTLVSARAWPDHSAWMREFLTVLRGKAPLA
- a CDS encoding DUF2330 domain-containing protein codes for the protein MLALLATQLGSLISPAYACGCGAMIPDGRSRIGVGRESSVVRWDGATEQIVMRFSVSGDAHRAAWIMPVPGRATVELGNPDLFVDLAELTRPEYRTRSYFWPRDRDWPFRSGDGARVGGAPPAGAPRVGVVGREQLGDFDVARLTATDPQALRGWLRDNGFELPDGLATELKPYVDQKWEYVAVRLAPKDPGRTLAGDLDPLRIRFASDRLVYPMRLSRLAKTPQSLGLYVLADHRMEPRSAIGGGAPEVTFAGRIDPKAAGVHDAVAQLTEGKPVFLTAIEQQFPQPARIEGDHELRATAADTPYRPVVYEDRLLTVGDGIPVWLLTLVGAAAAVAGAGVVALRVRRRALGDVPAQA
- a CDS encoding metallophosphoesterase — its product is MPPAPGRIRLAHLADLHIGSPLRGLDDHPGAPAIDPEQAPYDALDALVGRVADGRYDGVLVAGDVFDRHHADAAALTAFQDVLGRFHDEGLVTVVVSGNHDAESPLPQKLHLPPSVRWLGAHAPETVHWEHLGTAVHGQSIAEADDLRDLAADYPRRIPGLANIGLLHTSLHGAWSRKTCAPTDVRTLATAGYDYWALGHVHHRLVPARGFLAVYPGNTHARGPAENGGRGYTELLIDGETLTASAVDTAPVRYESLVVARAATAEADIRARFAAVPPPAGSATAGAGRVVVWTLSGPGGEDLVRLAREVADELGRADFMVCRAPCAATVRAVSPPTAPEGPAG